The sequence CTAAGGTGAAACCTTCTTCTAGCATTTCTTGAATTAAAAGTATTTTTTTGATATTCATATAATCATATCTTCTGGTTGTTCCCCCTTTATTGTTTTGAGAGTGGATGATTCCTTTTTCTTCCCAGTAACGGATTTTTCGAATAGGAATACCAGTAATTTTAGAAACCTCACCGATGCCGACAACTAATTTTTGTAGGAGCTTGACATCTAATAATGCCGAATAATCTTCGTTTCTTTTTTCCATAAAACAGGTC comes from Streptococcus troglodytae and encodes:
- a CDS encoding MerR family transcriptional regulator, translated to MEKRNEDYSALLDVKLLQKLVVGIGEVSKITGIPIRKIRYWEEKGIIHSQNNKGGTTRRYDYMNIKKILLIQEMLEEGFTLEASVKKVEKRLSTLNDLFKNLSNHLEDKPLNSEDK